One region of Planctomycetia bacterium genomic DNA includes:
- a CDS encoding glycosyltransferase produces MKSITWLYRPGMESMAALQQQAIRETLQYYGFHVTVQPWMARSPWRHQGTCEWLVWSFVPTQLEVWSARLKASHQLGVLHELPSANTRLPDLNHWMVASESLRMHCLDVGIAAEKITVSTAFNPPRSSQSSILRQKYNIVEQTPLIYVGGPMQTPQGNRMAVWALSILQYLHPHVRMILHGSGEATASVDLWAQGIVNGDVIYHEPCETCVHELVSQCDAVWLPRETDGVPDALLSGLTAGKPILTSRQPSMSEYIRHRHNGILIENNTAPAWASAMHQLLQDDALRMNISAQAAKTSIAKSVALPDCLIDHSYQRAFSAA; encoded by the coding sequence ATGAAGTCAATTACCTGGCTATACCGCCCCGGCATGGAGTCGATGGCTGCCTTGCAACAACAGGCCATCAGAGAGACTTTGCAGTACTACGGCTTTCATGTCACCGTGCAGCCCTGGATGGCTCGATCTCCCTGGAGACACCAGGGCACCTGCGAATGGTTGGTCTGGAGTTTCGTTCCCACTCAACTGGAAGTCTGGTCTGCCCGCTTGAAAGCAAGTCATCAGTTGGGTGTCCTGCATGAATTGCCTTCTGCCAATACACGATTGCCCGACCTTAACCACTGGATGGTTGCATCAGAATCTCTTCGAATGCACTGTCTCGATGTTGGGATTGCCGCTGAGAAAATCACAGTCAGCACTGCTTTTAATCCACCTCGTTCCAGCCAATCATCAATACTTCGGCAGAAATACAACATCGTAGAGCAAACTCCGCTGATCTACGTTGGCGGCCCAATGCAAACGCCTCAAGGTAATCGCATGGCAGTCTGGGCGTTGAGCATTCTTCAATACCTTCATCCCCATGTACGCATGATTCTGCATGGTAGCGGAGAAGCCACTGCCAGTGTTGATCTCTGGGCACAGGGCATTGTCAACGGCGATGTGATTTACCACGAGCCTTGCGAGACATGTGTCCATGAACTGGTCAGCCAATGCGATGCAGTCTGGTTGCCACGAGAAACCGATGGCGTACCCGACGCACTGCTGTCTGGTTTAACTGCAGGCAAACCAATACTTACCAGCCGACAGCCATCGATGTCAGAATATATCAGACATCGTCACAATGGCATCTTGATTGAGAATAACACTGCACCAGCCTGGGCCTCGGCCATGCACCAGTTGTTACAGGATGATGCATTACGAATGAACATCTCAGCACAGGCAGCCAAAACCAGTATCGCTAAATCAGTTGCTTTACCCGACTGCCTGATCGACCATTCGTATCAACGTGCCTTTTCAGCGGCATGA
- the gcvPA gene encoding aminomethyl-transferring glycine dehydrogenase subunit GcvPA, which translates to MSYVLNTQADQAAMLKAIGVTSLDALFAPIPESCRLDRPLNVPAALAEMPMTSEMTRLARKNISPEQAVCFLGGGSYDHFIPAVVDQVAGRGEFYTAYTPYQAEASQGSLQAFFEFQTLICQLTGMDIANASLYEAGSGVVEAALMAHASVDGKSNILIAESVHPQYRQTLDTYLENLPPQAVLIPTPGGTIDSKTFQSQLNDNVSCVVVQSPNFFGHLEDIETLARMAYEKGIFFIVATDPVGLGILKRPGDVGADIVVAEGQGIGTPMQYGGPYLGLLACKEPFIRKIPGRLVGQTIDKNGKTCWALTLQTREQHIRRDKATSNICSNQGLIALRATVHLAALGPKGLKETAELCLQKAHYAASELAKVPGIKLKFPDKPFFKEFTIEVPGNTESLLAKLLHQGYHAGLSLGRWYPQLENCISVAVTEKRTKAEIDGLVQAYRSVLAV; encoded by the coding sequence TTGTCGTACGTGCTTAATACCCAGGCTGATCAGGCTGCGATGCTGAAAGCTATTGGCGTCACCTCGCTGGATGCACTGTTTGCACCCATCCCTGAATCATGTCGACTTGACAGGCCATTGAACGTGCCTGCTGCACTGGCTGAAATGCCGATGACCAGCGAGATGACCAGACTGGCTCGCAAGAATATCTCTCCTGAGCAGGCAGTCTGTTTCCTGGGTGGTGGCAGCTACGATCACTTCATACCAGCCGTGGTCGATCAGGTGGCAGGGCGCGGAGAATTTTACACAGCTTACACCCCTTATCAGGCTGAAGCCAGCCAGGGCAGCCTGCAGGCATTCTTCGAATTCCAGACATTGATCTGTCAGCTGACTGGCATGGATATCGCCAACGCCAGTCTGTACGAAGCAGGATCAGGTGTCGTGGAAGCAGCATTGATGGCGCATGCTTCGGTTGATGGCAAATCAAATATCCTGATTGCTGAGAGTGTTCATCCACAATATCGTCAAACCCTGGATACCTATCTGGAGAACTTGCCTCCCCAAGCAGTGCTGATCCCTACTCCTGGTGGAACGATTGATTCAAAAACGTTCCAGTCTCAACTCAACGATAATGTTTCATGCGTTGTGGTTCAAAGCCCCAACTTCTTTGGACACTTGGAAGACATTGAAACACTGGCCCGCATGGCATATGAGAAGGGCATTTTCTTCATTGTTGCTACAGATCCAGTGGGCTTGGGTATTCTCAAACGGCCAGGTGATGTTGGAGCAGATATTGTGGTGGCTGAAGGCCAGGGAATTGGAACACCTATGCAATATGGTGGACCTTACCTCGGACTGTTGGCCTGCAAGGAACCCTTCATCCGCAAGATTCCAGGCCGACTGGTCGGGCAAACCATAGACAAAAACGGAAAAACCTGCTGGGCGCTGACACTGCAGACCCGCGAACAGCATATTCGCCGCGACAAGGCAACCAGTAACATCTGCTCCAATCAGGGACTTATTGCCCTCAGGGCCACCGTGCATCTCGCAGCACTCGGACCAAAGGGACTCAAGGAAACTGCCGAGCTATGTCTGCAGAAAGCTCACTACGCTGCCAGTGAGTTAGCAAAGGTTCCTGGGATCAAACTCAAGTTTCCTGACAAGCCCTTCTTCAAGGAATTCACTATCGAAGTCCCAGGTAATACCGAATCGCTCTTGGCAAAACTGCTTCATCAAGGCTACCATGCCGGTTTGTCACTCGGTCGATGGTACCCCCAGCTTGAAAACTGCATCAGTGTGGCAGTAACCGAGAAGCGAACCAAGGCCGAGATCGATGGCCTGGTGCAAGCCTATCGATCTGTTCTTGCCGTCTGA
- the gcvH gene encoding glycine cleavage system protein GcvH produces the protein MNLATYRFSPSHEWCNKEASGNVAVGITQHAVDMLKDLLYVQLPKVGSATKAGESCAEIESVKSVGNLYAPCDGTVVEVNEKLSGDPMLIAESPYEKGWIVKIKPSGSLADTLMNQSEYDKLLAEENA, from the coding sequence ATGAACCTTGCAACCTATCGCTTCAGCCCTTCCCATGAATGGTGCAACAAGGAAGCCTCCGGTAATGTTGCCGTCGGTATTACCCAGCATGCGGTCGATATGCTAAAAGACCTGCTCTACGTGCAGCTACCCAAAGTAGGCAGCGCCACCAAGGCAGGTGAAAGTTGTGCTGAGATTGAATCAGTCAAATCGGTGGGCAACTTGTATGCTCCCTGCGATGGCACCGTGGTTGAAGTGAACGAAAAACTATCAGGCGATCCCATGCTGATTGCAGAAAGCCCCTATGAAAAAGGCTGGATCGTCAAAATCAAACCAAGCGGATCACTGGCTGATACCCTGATGAATCAATCGGAGTATGACAAACTGCTTGCAGAAGAAAACGCTTAA
- the gcvT gene encoding glycine cleavage system aminomethyltransferase GcvT — MSDIPKTALYQQHVDLGARMVEFAGWMMPVVYTSIVDEHHAVRSHAGLFDIGHMARLSFSGTDALALLEKVCTNNISTMKDGQVRYSLICNELGCILDDVLVYKWPYGYSMVVNASNRTKIVEWLNRHREGMKVELNDQTMHTAMIAVQGPRAIEIVRGLTEVDPASLKYYFAAATRCMGQQCVLSRTGYTGEDGVEIMIGNDHANSLWDELETLGGKPAGLGARDTLRLEASMPLYGHELSESIDPIQAGLSWAVKFDKGAFIGKTAIMERQQKKDLPVRVGLELEGKRPAREGCNIQLQGQTIGTVTSGTFTPTLQKSIAMGYVPQAQSSLGTVVSIDIRGQLQPATVVKMPFYSRPKS; from the coding sequence GTGAGCGATATTCCCAAAACTGCCTTGTATCAGCAACATGTCGATCTGGGCGCCCGCATGGTGGAGTTTGCGGGCTGGATGATGCCCGTGGTTTATACCAGCATCGTAGACGAACATCACGCCGTACGCAGTCATGCAGGTTTGTTTGATATTGGTCATATGGCACGACTCAGTTTCAGCGGCACCGATGCTTTAGCTCTTCTGGAAAAAGTCTGCACCAATAACATCAGCACCATGAAAGATGGCCAGGTGCGTTACAGCCTGATCTGCAACGAACTAGGCTGCATCCTGGACGATGTCCTGGTCTACAAGTGGCCATATGGATATTCCATGGTGGTCAATGCCAGCAACCGAACCAAGATTGTGGAATGGTTGAACAGGCACCGTGAGGGAATGAAAGTTGAACTCAACGATCAGACGATGCACACAGCCATGATTGCTGTCCAAGGTCCTCGAGCGATTGAGATCGTTCGCGGTCTGACTGAAGTAGACCCAGCCAGCCTGAAGTATTACTTCGCCGCAGCAACACGATGCATGGGACAGCAATGTGTGCTGAGCCGCACGGGATACACCGGAGAAGATGGCGTAGAGATCATGATCGGCAATGATCATGCCAACAGCTTGTGGGACGAACTGGAAACGCTGGGTGGTAAGCCTGCAGGCCTGGGTGCTCGCGATACGCTTCGCCTGGAAGCCTCCATGCCCCTCTACGGTCATGAACTGAGTGAATCCATTGACCCAATCCAGGCTGGTTTATCGTGGGCTGTCAAATTTGATAAGGGAGCCTTCATCGGCAAGACCGCCATCATGGAGCGGCAACAGAAAAAGGATCTGCCGGTCAGAGTTGGATTGGAACTGGAAGGCAAACGGCCTGCACGCGAAGGATGCAACATTCAATTGCAGGGACAGACCATTGGCACTGTAACGAGTGGCACCTTCACTCCGACGCTGCAAAAATCAATCGCCATGGGCTACGTGCCTCAGGCACAATCCAGTCTGGGAACCGTGGTATCGATTGATATTCGAGGCCAATTGCAGCCGGCTACTGTTGTTAAAATGCCGTTTTATTCTAGGCCAAAATCGTAA
- a CDS encoding Hsp20/alpha crystallin family protein: MRMLQTLPGYNSFIREMNRVHRDLQSAIGNNYPAVNMWEDENYLYVESELPGYQQSDLHIYITGEDQLLMKGERKPVVIENAVCHRQERSFGSFERTMTLPVKVDANQVKATFTNGILNLVLTKSAAAKPQKIEITVS, translated from the coding sequence ATGCGTATGCTTCAAACCTTGCCTGGTTACAACTCGTTCATTCGAGAAATGAATCGCGTCCACAGGGACCTCCAGTCAGCTATAGGCAATAACTACCCCGCAGTTAACATGTGGGAAGATGAAAACTATCTTTATGTGGAAAGTGAATTGCCTGGTTATCAACAGAGTGACCTCCATATCTACATCACTGGTGAAGATCAGTTGTTGATGAAAGGTGAACGAAAACCTGTTGTCATCGAAAACGCAGTCTGTCATCGACAGGAAAGAAGCTTTGGCAGCTTTGAACGTACCATGACATTGCCTGTCAAAGTGGATGCAAACCAGGTGAAGGCAACATTTACCAATGGTATTCTCAACCTGGTACTGACCAAATCTGCTGCAGCTAAGCCACAGAAAATCGAGATCACAGTGAGCTGA
- a CDS encoding Hsp20/alpha crystallin family protein: MSNTCTVPATSEMTVNQESVRTNAPTFTPRVDVWETDHEFQFHAELPGVEPANISLNFENGYLTLQGKVAPPANRPGALLREYAVGDYYRQFSINDEVDVNRISAEYKLGVLTVKLPKREELKPRKIEITA; this comes from the coding sequence ATGTCTAACACTTGCACTGTTCCAGCTACGTCTGAAATGACCGTCAATCAAGAGTCTGTACGTACCAATGCACCAACATTCACTCCCCGAGTGGATGTATGGGAGACAGATCACGAATTCCAATTTCATGCAGAACTTCCTGGCGTGGAGCCTGCCAATATCAGTCTGAACTTTGAGAATGGCTATCTGACATTGCAAGGGAAGGTTGCACCACCAGCTAATCGTCCAGGTGCCTTGTTACGGGAATATGCCGTGGGTGATTACTACCGGCAGTTTTCGATCAACGACGAGGTCGATGTAAACAGGATTTCTGCTGAATACAAACTTGGCGTGCTGACTGTCAAACTACCCAAACGGGAAGAATTGAAACCAAGAAAAATAGAAATCACTGCATAA
- the sppA gene encoding signal peptide peptidase SppA, with the protein MRLKTHWLGVLIFSVFCLNTSVLAQSGKKGKDAGPGIGIIVLKGSLSDGPAGMPNPFTVSSGDTLRSVQDRISQAAKDNDLKALVLHMEGFKADWNEQSELRQSLSSYRKAGKKVYCFMESASMGGYLVASACDEVIIPPVGGVEIPGIRFEITFFKDAMDKIGLKGDVVPLGDFKAAGEPFSRSKMSEANRKQWDKLADDYFEILVETLASSRKGFDATKARNAVDVGMYTPKAALEAGLVDKIAYVDDVITEVKQQSGIEKIAVRKDYGKSKSELDLSNPFALLKMLTPQKDAKLNDKPKVAVIYAQGAIQTGKSGVSMMGESMGSTTMVDLIKKAADEPTVKAIVLRVDSPGGSALASDLIWKATIDAKKPIIVSMGSMAGSGGYYISCGADRIFAEPGTITGSIGVISMKLVMGGIFEKIGINNELVTRGKRSDFMSMDRPFTEEERGVMVNMMSDVYDTFLNRVLEGRKKAGRNLTLEDIKKVAGGRIWTGRTAKEIGLVDEVGTLNDAIAYAKKKVGLEDNKEVELWIQPKGKGSFLDSLFDAEVTSKIQGLIHSMPSLQKHLQLFDMVSRHPQERIWLMAPYAVQSK; encoded by the coding sequence ATGCGTCTGAAAACCCACTGGCTTGGAGTACTGATTTTCTCAGTATTCTGCCTGAACACATCAGTACTCGCACAATCAGGCAAGAAGGGAAAAGATGCCGGCCCCGGCATTGGAATCATCGTGCTGAAAGGCTCACTCAGTGACGGTCCAGCAGGAATGCCAAATCCTTTCACAGTTTCCTCGGGTGATACGTTGCGATCCGTGCAGGATCGTATCAGCCAGGCTGCCAAAGATAATGATCTGAAAGCACTGGTGCTTCATATGGAGGGATTCAAAGCCGATTGGAACGAGCAATCAGAATTGCGACAATCTCTCTCCAGCTATCGCAAGGCAGGCAAAAAGGTTTACTGCTTTATGGAATCAGCATCCATGGGCGGGTATCTGGTTGCATCAGCCTGTGATGAAGTCATTATCCCACCAGTAGGTGGTGTAGAAATTCCGGGCATTCGCTTCGAAATTACTTTCTTCAAAGACGCTATGGATAAGATCGGGCTGAAAGGCGATGTCGTTCCTCTGGGCGATTTCAAGGCAGCAGGCGAACCCTTCAGTCGCAGCAAGATGAGTGAGGCCAACCGCAAGCAATGGGACAAACTGGCTGATGATTATTTCGAAATCCTCGTCGAAACCCTGGCAAGCTCCCGCAAGGGCTTTGATGCAACCAAGGCACGCAATGCTGTTGATGTAGGCATGTATACTCCCAAGGCAGCTCTCGAAGCTGGACTCGTTGACAAGATTGCTTATGTCGATGACGTCATCACAGAGGTGAAACAGCAGTCTGGCATCGAGAAAATCGCTGTTCGCAAAGACTATGGCAAATCCAAGTCGGAACTCGATCTGTCGAATCCTTTTGCACTGCTGAAGATGCTCACCCCGCAAAAGGATGCCAAGCTCAATGACAAACCCAAGGTTGCTGTCATCTATGCCCAGGGTGCCATTCAAACCGGCAAGAGCGGCGTCAGCATGATGGGTGAATCCATGGGATCAACCACCATGGTGGATCTGATCAAAAAGGCAGCGGATGAACCAACCGTCAAAGCTATTGTACTTCGCGTTGACAGCCCTGGTGGCTCAGCGCTCGCCAGCGATCTCATCTGGAAAGCAACTATCGATGCAAAGAAGCCCATCATTGTCAGCATGGGATCAATGGCTGGTTCTGGCGGTTACTATATTTCCTGTGGTGCCGACAGGATTTTCGCTGAACCAGGCACCATCACCGGCTCCATCGGTGTCATCTCCATGAAATTGGTGATGGGTGGCATCTTCGAAAAGATCGGCATCAACAACGAACTGGTAACTCGTGGCAAACGCAGCGATTTCATGAGCATGGATCGCCCGTTTACCGAAGAAGAACGAGGCGTCATGGTGAACATGATGAGCGATGTGTACGATACTTTCCTGAACCGGGTTCTCGAAGGCCGCAAGAAGGCTGGAAGAAATCTGACCCTGGAAGATATCAAGAAAGTGGCTGGTGGACGCATCTGGACAGGGCGAACTGCCAAGGAAATCGGCTTGGTGGATGAAGTAGGCACCCTCAATGATGCTATTGCCTATGCCAAAAAGAAAGTCGGACTCGAAGACAATAAAGAGGTTGAATTATGGATTCAGCCCAAGGGTAAAGGATCATTCCTTGATTCTTTATTCGATGCTGAAGTAACCAGCAAAATCCAAGGCTTGATTCACAGTATGCCAAGCTTACAGAAACACTTGCAGTTGTTTGACATGGTGTCCCGCCACCCACAGGAACGCATCTGGCTGATGGCGCCATACGCAGTTCAATCAAAGTAA
- a CDS encoding NYN domain-containing protein: MSKAMIFIDGTWLYTNTPRLSELANRKDYHIDFGKLPKVLGDKIAERTGTEVDVVRTYLFGSYASNFDRRDADAVQRRLDFFNMLREEHHYDVETFPINFFGRRLRRIDREPGDNFEPREKCVDIAMATNMLVQAYQHGYDIAIDLLGDLDFKPVLQEVRRLGKRVQIVSIRTSCAPEIADTADPQRIKDFDTIWLEDLVGPLELTYERHQRSCESPNHVGERVVWTTFRPRKGQRFYCDVCRAEFQQQKMEAIQEYVTDDGNYMPQEDLPTQTGEVKKKVADRGYGFIQAEDGYDYFFHLTDLEPGLDFLDINEGMKVSFSVKRSPSPLKAGAAQLVRRMQQMEDMGMMSDEE, translated from the coding sequence TTGTCCAAGGCTATGATTTTTATTGATGGCACATGGCTTTATACTAATACACCAAGACTTTCCGAACTGGCTAACCGAAAAGACTATCACATTGATTTTGGAAAACTCCCCAAAGTATTAGGTGACAAAATTGCTGAGCGAACCGGAACCGAAGTGGATGTGGTTCGCACCTACTTGTTTGGGAGCTATGCCAGCAACTTTGATCGACGGGATGCCGATGCTGTGCAGCGTCGCCTTGATTTCTTCAATATGCTGCGCGAAGAACATCATTATGATGTGGAAACATTCCCCATCAACTTTTTCGGTCGCCGGTTGAGAAGAATTGATCGCGAACCGGGTGACAACTTTGAGCCTCGCGAAAAATGTGTCGATATTGCCATGGCAACCAATATGCTGGTGCAGGCTTATCAGCATGGGTATGACATTGCAATAGACCTGCTGGGTGATCTTGATTTCAAACCGGTGCTTCAGGAAGTGCGGCGCTTGGGCAAACGAGTACAGATTGTCAGCATTCGTACCAGTTGCGCTCCTGAAATTGCTGATACTGCAGATCCTCAGCGTATCAAGGATTTTGATACCATCTGGCTGGAAGATCTCGTTGGGCCATTGGAATTGACCTATGAAAGGCATCAACGTTCCTGTGAGTCGCCCAACCATGTTGGCGAACGAGTTGTCTGGACTACGTTCAGGCCCCGCAAAGGTCAGCGCTTCTATTGCGATGTCTGCCGGGCAGAATTCCAGCAGCAGAAGATGGAAGCCATACAGGAGTATGTGACTGATGATGGTAACTACATGCCTCAGGAAGACCTGCCGACACAGACGGGTGAAGTCAAGAAGAAAGTGGCAGATCGTGGCTACGGATTTATCCAGGCCGAAGATGGTTATGATTACTTCTTCCACTTGACCGATCTGGAACCAGGCTTGGATTTCCTCGATATCAATGAAGGAATGAAAGTATCCTTCTCTGTCAAGCGTAGCCCCAGTCCGCTTAAGGCTGGTGCTGCACAATTGGTCAGACGCATGCAACAGATGGAAGACATGGGCATGATGTCGGATGAAGAATAA